TGTCCGATACCTATAACAGAGCTTGCAAAAGTTATGAAAAAAGCTCAAAAAGGTCAGATAGTTGAACTTCTTGCTGATGATGAAGGAGCTGTTCAGGACGTTCCAGCGTGGTGCGAAACTACAGGAAATGAATTCTTAG
This genomic interval from Persephonella sp. contains the following:
- a CDS encoding sulfurtransferase TusA family protein — protein: MDLEKIKPDIVHDATGTYCPIPITELAKVMKKAQKGQIVELLADDEGAVQDVPAWCETTGNEFLGYKEEDGIYIFYVKKTQD